In Lycium barbarum isolate Lr01 chromosome 9, ASM1917538v2, whole genome shotgun sequence, the DNA window ataagtcTGGATAGCTTGAGCTCAGAAAAATCTCTCAATGAAGATGACTCCGAATCGATTCCAAGCCTTGAAGAACAGTTTGTATCCAAAACAAAAGTAAATGAATCGTACTATAATTTGATTGAGTGCATAAAGTGTAAATTTTTATGCTAGAATTGGATGCAATATTGAGCTCCTTTTATAGGTGATAATTTTGAAGCCAAATGCCGCGAATCATTCTGTCATTATGAATAATAATGATCAATAAATGCTCCTTATTTACAAATGCATTACGTTTAGCTACATACCCGGACCGGATATGTAACGCCTGAGGCTAATAATTGCTCCACAATAATTGATCTGGATTCTTTGCTATAGACGCGTGTGAAATAGTTTCCTCCGGGATCTCTATTGAATTGCATCCTAATTCATTTCACTTGCCACATGTCAACACCATACCTTGCTACGTGTACCTTCAGTTTTTACCCTATACAAAGAACACATATAGTTACATTTCACAAATTCATACTAACACCATCTTAAGGAAAGAAACAACACTGAAAAGAAAAGGGAAGGGAGAAGGGGTTGCAGAATGTAAAACACTTAACTAAAGTCATGGGCGGAGCCACGTTTGGCCAAGGGTGGTCAGGTGcacacccttcgtcggaaaattacgcggtgtacataggttaaatgttagctactatgagtatatatttaattttgtaCACCCTTAACACAAGTGAAAAGAAAATTTGCACACCCTTCGCCAAATTCCTGACTGCGCCACTGACTAAAATTCAAACAagaacatataatataatttataaGAAAACATAGATCATCTAGCCTGTCACACTTTTAACATAACCGAAAAATCAAATATTAAAAAAGTGAAGAGGATTACCTCTTGTTGAGCAGTGACCTGGGACTTTGAGAATTGAAGATCACTTGATTGTCACGACAAGACTTCGTTTTGGCCTCCAACCAACGGAGTTTGACGTTTAGatgaaagaaaacaagaacaaatatTAAAATCGAATAAACGACTCAAAACTCAAAGCTTTCGGATAAAAATTCCTATTTAGCTGAATGTAAAGAGTCTTTATATCGCGTTATCGACGACGTCATTTCAAAACACATAAGTTGAATATATCAACTATAAAGTTGCACCTGAAAGAGGCTTTTTGTTCAAAAACATACATAAGTAGTAGTATTTTGCATGTTAGCGATAAGGGTTGGTTTTAAGAAACCAAAAAGTGAGCCATGAGGGCAATTTTGGAATACTGTGTAAACTTTATTATATGAACCACTTTTGTTACAAAAGTATCAAAATGAGGTGCAGTGTAATATCATCTCAAACTATAAAGAAGGTTATTTTataaacataaatcaagggaTAAATCTTAGAATCATGGAATGTAAGTGTGAAATCTGTAAAAATGATGGATTAAGTTGAACGAGTTGGACATTAGTTGGCCAATCTTAGACTAACTATTGAGGAACGATCCATTTATTGATTAAGTACATTTCAACGCAGTCAAATTCAATCGAAAATGCCTATTTGCCATACCTAATTAACACCTAAATCTTTTTGCCTTTATTAGATCCATCGTAGATGCTATTCCTTCGGTGTTAATTCATGTGACATTGTTTAACTATGCATAAAGATTTTGAGAAAAAGGATGATGAAAAAGGCTTTTGAAATCTATGTTATAAATCTTAAATACTTGTGTCAAGCTTTCATTAAGGTGTCGTTTGGTTGACAGACAAAATTATCTCGTGATTATAGTTCTGAGACTAATCTATCCTATCTCTTAGATGGGATAAGAGGTGAGATAACATAAAACAACAATTTGAGGAATAAATTTATCCTGTGTTATTTATACCTCTCACGAACAAAACATAAATTTAAGTCAAAATTTAATTCTGGTATATCCCACTTTATCCCATGAACCAAATAACCTTAAAGGCATAAGGGGTTTTAAAGTTCCAATTTGTTTCtaattcactacaagaaaaaaaaaatatttggcagCAATTTTTTTTGGTTGCCgtatattgattattgttgcaaaatgtacttttggcaacaattttttttttgttgcatagacttttcgcaacggctgttattgcaacaacgcgCAGCAACTTTTTTGTTattgccaaaaatactttttgcaacaataatcactactatggcaacaaaattaaattctttggcaacaaaaaagttcatttgccaacaagaaaactaagttgttgccaaatattaaattttttgttgctatttctatactttcttgtagtgattaTTTTTTTAGGATCCAATTTGTTTCTAATTATAAAatatgacattctttttgggataaattaaaataaaatgaatagatacatttttctttcttttgacgtAGCATGCCACCAATACAGATCCTCCTTAAGCCATGTTGCAAAATACGTGTCCCTCGCTTCTGCTTAAACGTAACATACGTAAGGCTCTAATACCTACTCCTAATAGTCTACTACTTATCAGCATAACACATACTATAATGTCTTCTTCATGTTACAGATACGTAGTTTAGTTACTTGTATATATACAAGTGGTCACAGCTAAAATAGAACAGAGAGagaaaaaaacttttaaaatatgGCTACGGAACAACAAAAAAAGGATTTGAACGAGAGGGCTAAGCAAGGAGAGACTGTGGTTCCCGGAGGAACTAGAGGTAAAAACGCTGAGTCCCAGCAACATCTTGCCCAAGGTAAACTAACTATAGCTACTTTTATTGGAAAATGCAAATAGTACCTAGATCTATGGTCGGTGTATATCATCTTATAGACAATAGCGGAGGTTAATTAAGTTCTCATTTGACGAAAAATTATACTCCCTTCACTTTATAATAAGTGTACACTtcgttttttttgtttttttttttttttttgctttaaagtAAGTGTTCTCTTgtataattaaaaattaattgTATAGATtaatcaattattttatttaaatttactTCTATTTAGGTTATTTAGATAAGTGAGTCTTTAGATTATTTGGATAAAGTGAGTTTTTACGTAAGTATTTAATTAAGAACAATTTAGTCAAAAAATatgtggacacttattttgaactctGGAGAGATGGAGAGAGTATTATGCAAATATGGAAAATattgattttgtgtatatataaattTTTTGAATCACATTGCGACTTAAATATAGTGGAATAGCTCGGAGTGAAGCTAGAATTCTTGTTACGTGTTCGGCACAATTCAAAGTAATTTTTGCAAAATTTCTAATTTGTATTAAGTAGCTTCTTGCATATGGTTTGTTTGGTGATTAATATATAGTAATAATTCACGTGTTATAGGAAGGAAGCAAGGAGGTGAGGCAAGGAAGGATCAGGTGGGTAGTAAAGGACATAAGGAGATGGGAGGAGAGGGTGGCCTATAAGGCGGAACAGAGCCTGAGGTGGAGCAGGGACTCGACGTGGACGAGTCTACTGGTTGATTTGGACACAGCAAAGTTTATATTGTACTAGCACTTTATGAATTAGCTAAATGTGATATTACTGTACATAAAATGTTCTTCCTTTTCTAAGTAATAATAATTAATGCAATTCATGTTGCAGCACATAATTCACGATGTCTACCCGTTCGATTATAATTTTTCCATTTGGCCTCGTGTGGAAGATTAACTAGCAGCTGCAATTTCAAATTGATCAGTAACAGGTTTCAACCTGGAGAATAGGGAGGCCAGGATCAATAAGTTTTCTTTACATACTTCAATGTGAGGTGCCCTAGTCAGGTGACAAAATCGTCCTTGAAAGTTCTATTAATCCTCTCAGAGGTGGATTTGGAATTTAAGTTCACATTAGTTTTAAAACCGCTGATTGAAAAAAGATTGCATCATCTTAAAGGGCTAGATAGGTTTACAAAATAATATTTGAGCTACACACTGCTAGCATTAGTAgggcaattggcgcgaatgcccCTCAGACGtgttggtctttaaattttgccacACTAATTCGTAgtttttaacttttgccctttCCATCTAATGGAACGGAAGAAaaagactgaaatactcctaCACCATAAACATATAAATAACGAAACCCAAACGAAATCCAAACATAATGACCATAAATCTCAATTGAACACAGAAATCTCCATTGAACGCAGAAATCTCCATTGATTGGAAACGCAGAAATATCCATTATCTTCAATACAACGTCGCAAAAAAGGTAAATACAAAACATATAGATTCAAATTTATTATCTTCGTTGAGTTATTATAATATAATTGGTAAATACAAAACATATAGATTCAAATTTATTATCTTCGTTGAGTTATTATAATATAATTGTTCAGAAACATCTAATATTCAACTGAAAATAAACATTGCGGGTGATAAAATTTACTAAACAACATCGAATTCATAGAATATATTGTGATTATTATACAATGCTTATCtgattttgattttgatattCATATTCTGATTTTGATTAATTTATATGTTACTTCTGATTATTATACAATGCTTATGAGTTATTGTACTGAAATTGTGATAACTTCAGTTAATCAAGTAGAGTTGTGATAACTTCAGTTGACATAATTGTGAAGCCTCTACTTACCTTATAAGGCAGAGTTTCAGTGCAAACTCTATCTACTCATAGGCAGAGTTTTTGCAGGagaactctgccttaaggcagaacttAAGTTTGTAAACTTATCCTTATCCTTACTAGGCAGAGTTTGATCAAAACTCTGCCTAAAGGTAGAGTTCTTGCAGgtaaactctgccttaaggtagaactTACAAATAACATAATCTGGTTATAAACACAGTTTTGACCGGTAGAGTGTTATACCTTAAGACAGAACTTACAGGCATAAATTTTGTTAACTTCTGATTTTTTTGAAACTCTGCCTGTACAGGCTTAACTTTTTCTTAACTTGTGAATCTAATGAAACTCTGCCTGTACAGGCATAACTTTTTCTTAACTTGTGAATCTGATGAAACTCTGCCTGTACAGACATAACTTTTCTTTAACTATGTCATATTTTTGAAACTCTGCTTGAAGAGGCAAAACTTTTGTTAAATTGTGATTTTTTTGAAACTCTACCTGAAGAGGCATAACTTTTCTTAACTTGTGATTTTTTTGAAACTGTGCCTGTACAGGCATAAATTTTTCTTAACTTGTGAATTTGATGAAACTCTGCCTGTACAGGCATAACAAACttgtgatatttgatgaaacTCTACATGTACAGGCATAGCTTTTGTTTAGTTGTGAATTTTTTGAAATTCTGCCTGTACAGTTATAACTTTTTCTTAACTTGGGAATTTGATGAAACTCTACCTATACAGGCATAACTTTTCTTTAACTATGTGATAtttttgaaactctgcctgaagaGGCATAACTTTTGTTAACTTGTGTGTTTTTTGAAACTCTGCTTGTACAGACATAACTTTTCTTAACTTGTGAATTTGATGAAACTCTGCCTATACAAGCATAACTTTTTTTTAGTTGTGAATTTTTTGAAAGTCTGCCTGTACTGACAGAAATTCAGAACTTCAGTAACTTTGTTTTAGGATGAGTCAAGTGTTGGTAAGTAAACTTAATTTTACTGTGAAGTCTCTACTTATCCTTATCATGCAGAGTTTGATAACGCGAATTCTGCCTTACGATAGAGTTTTTGCAGGGAAACTTTGCGTTATGGTGGAACTTACAAATAACATAATCTTGTATAAAGGAAGACTTTGACCAGCAGAGTGTTATACCTTAAGGCAGAACTTACAAATAACATAATCTGGTATAAAAACTCTGCCTTAACTTACAAAAATAACATAATCTGGTCTAAGGCAGACTTTGACAAACAGAGTAAAAAATGAAATTTGCAGAACACAAATAAGATGAAAAAAATAGATTATAAAAATTAATACAAATAACATAGTAAGAACCAAGCATAGTAATATTCCATTAAAAACATTAACAtagtaatatttaaatatttcgataacaacataataaaaacaTCCATGTcctaaaaaaaaagataaaacaatatACTTAGAAAAAACAACAAACCACCCCCTATAAATCACTCATAACCATTATAAATAGCTTCATCATCAACTTGACCAGTGTGCTGAAAGAGCCTTTGCCTGACATATTGAAGTTCTCAGCGTAGATCATCATTGTCTCTACTTAAAGCATCGTAAAGAGCTCTTAGAAAAGCTACATCACGCCTGCGATTAGTGATTTCTCAAGTAAGATGGTGATTCACATTATTATGGTTGTAAGGGTAATTAAAACGAGGATGATCATGTGGTTCCCTGCGATGAGGACGTTGGTATGGTTGAACATCACCATTAGGACGTATATTATTCCCATTAGATGCTATTTTGCATATGAATATATTTGTTTTTGAGAATGTAAattgttttttgtttgttttccaAAAATTGTATTGCTTTATAGAGGTAGGAATTATGAATATGAGCAGTTGGAGTAACTATTGAACCGGTGGGATTTCAATTTGGATAAGAATATAGACAGTTTTTCAATATTTTTGAATATAGACAGTTACTCCATTTTAAATTGGAGTAACTGTTCAAAAGTAAATCAAAAATTTTAAACGGTTTGGATTTCAATTTGTATAAGAAAATATacagtttttcagcattttaatttattttttaaataagcaTCGCACTCTATGACTTTCAGAGTTTGAAACTCAGCCTGAAGATAGCAACACTCTCCCTGAAGgtagagtttgactgcaaactctaccttatCAGTCATACTCTGTCCTATAAGGTAACTCTGCCTCAAGGGAGAGTTTCAATCAAAATCAACTCTACCTGAAGATAGAAAAACTCTCCCTGAAggcagagtttgactgcaaactctaccttatCAGTCATACTCTGCCTTATAAGGTAAACTCTGCCTCAAGGGAGAGTTTCAATGAAAATCAACTCTGCCTGAAGATAGCAAAAGGTAGAGATTTGCAATAACTCAAAAAAAAAGTTTAGCATGGTTTGCATAGTTTACATAGTTTAGCAAAATTCTCCCTGAAGGTAGATATTAAATTGCAAAGTTCTGCCTTAAGGCTTAATTTTGAACAAAGTTTTACCACCTCCCAAaagttctgccttaaggcatTGTTTAGCATACAACTCTCCCCCCAATCAAACCTTGACTATTTTGAACAATTATGCCTTGCACCTGTGTGACTATTGTCTTTTTAGCAAGTGCATCTTCTATTTATGCAGGAAGTTTAATAAAAATGGTGCCAACCTGCATTTATGTAGCTTTAAATGAAAAATGGGACGCCAACAACTATGTGAATCATGAGACGAACCTAATGCTTGTAAATGGTGGTGTAACTTTCGAAGAATTCAGTCAATAGTTATTTGAGACACATACAGAATATAGTTAGCAGAAAAAGGACAACATATGGTTTGACACTAATGAGAAAACATCCAAGGGGATGCGGGTAACAAATGACAAGGATCTTACCACTTGCTTGTACTTGCTCAACAACAATAAGAAATTCAGAAATTCCCGTTTCATAGTAGATTTCAATCAAACTGATGCTGAAGGTCAGACCATAGAAGATATTGACAGACAACTCTGCATTGCTAATGAAGAACACATATTtgtgaatgaatttgatggggaACAACCCAACTCTATTGAACAGAACTTTGGGATTCAACATTACCAAACTGAAATGCTAACTCCAAACCAAACACCTCAACCACAAGAAAGACAGTCACCCAACATTGCACATATTGAAAATAATGACCTAAATGCTTCCCAACATCCAGCTTCAATGGGGATTTTATTTTTGACTCCAAACCCAATAGTTCAGCAAACAGAAATACAACCATACAACCAAAGAAAGATACTAAAAAGGAAGAGAATACAAACTAAAACAATAATTCTGACTCTTAGTGCATCAATTGATCAAATACAAGTTGGTACTTTCTTCAAAGACAAAGATGTTGTCAAGAAGTGCAAGAATAACATTGCCATTACACGTCATCAACAGTACAAGGTTGAAAAATCTTGCACACAAAGGTATTACATCAAATGTGTTGACTCAAACTGCATTTGGTGTTTCCACAGTTCAAGATTGAAAGAATCAGGACTTTTCAAAGTGattaagtatgaaaaaaaacacaGTTGTTCTATAGATTTCATCACCTCTGACATGAGGAATGCAATATCCAAAGTCATAGCAGAGTACATAACAGATCTAGTGCACCATACATTACAAGAGTAACACCCAAATTTGTGATTGATGAAATGCGAAACAGATATGGGTTGCACATTGGTTACCACAACGCATGGCGTTTCCTCCAATATGCTTACGATGTGATAAGAGGTAGCCCAGAAAAGAACTACCAACTGCTACCACAATATCTTCAGATGATGAAACATAGAAATCCTGGCAAAGTTATTAATATCAAGTATGCTTTTTTCGCTTATGGTGCATGAATTGAAGGTTGGAAACACTGCAGACCAGTAATGATGGTGGATGGAACGTTTTTGAAATTGAAATATCGTGGTGTCCTCATGATAGAAGTAGCAAAGGATGGAAACAACAACATATTCCCTCTTGCATTTGGAATTGCAGACTCTGAAAACAATGATTCCTACAGGTGGTTCTTCACAcatttaaagttttcttttgGCACGCGAGAAAACCTATCAATTCTTTCTGATTTTCACTCAGTAATTGCAAATGCAATCAGCCAAGTGTATCCAGATTGCCAGCACGGAATATGCATCTACCACATGGAGAAAAACCTGCAGAAATATTTCCCATCTGAAGCGATTCTAGCCCTATTCTACAATGCAACAACTACATATAAACGGGCAGATTTTGAGAGCTACATGACACATATACGagaaattgacccaaaatttgcaGAATACATAAAAGAAGAACCACCAGAAAGATGGGCTGGTTCGTTTCACACCAACAGGCATTACAACATGCTTACAACAAACAATGTTGAGACAATTAAGTCTGTATTAAGGAAAGCAAGGGCGCTTCCAGTATTGGCATGTATAGATTACATACAAAATAATCTACAAAATTGGTTTTACAACAGAAGATTGGTTGCAGCAGGCCCATCCCGTGACCTGACATATTGGGCTGAAATGATGTTGCTTGAAAGGATAAGTTGAGgcttcacaatgaaagtaagttTATTTTACCAGCACTTGACTCATCCTAAAACAAAACAAAGTTATGCCATTTCAAAGTTACTGGAGTTAAACTCTGCCTTAAAGGCACAGTTTTATCAAACCTTGCATGATAAGATAGAGTTTAAAATCAAACTCTACCCGATAAGGATAAGTAGAGACTTCACTATGAAATTAAGTTTATTTTACCAACACTTGACTCATCCTAAAACAAACTCTGCCTCTTAAGGATAAGTAGAGGCTTCACAtatgaaagtaattttattttaccAACACTTGATTCATGCAAAAATAAAACAAAGTTATGCCATTTCAAAGTTACTTaagttctgccttaaggcagagtttcccCGTAAAAACTCTACCCTTTGGAAGAGTTTGCCCATGTGAAGGTAGAGTTTGCACTAAAACTCTTCCTCATAAGGATAATTAGAGGCTTCACAAATGAAAGTAAGTTTATTTTACCCATACTTGATTCAtgcaaaaacaaaacaaagttaTGCCATGTCAAAGTTACTGAAGTTCTTTCTTAAGGTAGAGTTTCCCTACAAAAACTCCACCTCAAGGTAGATtttgcagtcaaactctgcctgatcaggaTAAGTAGAGGCTTCACAAATGAAAGTCAGTTTATTTTACCAGCACTtggttcatgaaaaaaaaaattatgccaTTTCAAAGTTAATCTGAAGACAAAGATTAGCACTTCAGGCCTAACTTCACTCATTTATATTACTACTTTCCATAGGTAGAAAATATCACTGCTATCAAATTTGTCATGAAATATGAAGGTTATCAATATAACGTAAACCTGAAAGACATGAGTTGTGACTGCTTGGAATTCCAAACTGATGAGTTACCATGCACACATGCCATGGCAGTTATAGAGAAGAGA includes these proteins:
- the LOC132612015 gene encoding uncharacterized protein LOC132612015, yielding MVDGTFLKLKYRGVLMIEVAKDGNNNIFPLAFGIADSENNDSYRWFFTHLKFSFGTRENLSILSDFHSVIANAISQVYPDCQHGICIYHMEKNLQKYFPSEAILALFYNATTTYKRADFESYMTHIREIDPKFAEYIKEEPPERWAGSFHTNRHYNMLTTNNVETIKSVLRKARALPVENITAIKFVMKYEGYQYNVNLKDMSCDCLEFQTDELPCTHAMAVIEKRSFNKSTYCSDWFKKQAWQETYKGEILSVGNEDSWVVPQNIKDIKINPPDNKIRRGRNQTKRYRPRGETTKYTYRYGICKLFRHSRQHVTTVELSIHMQEDTGKENCYKMLYRIFYEYNIDDINIWFSGKGKTLL